From Pseudorca crassidens isolate mPseCra1 chromosome 15, mPseCra1.hap1, whole genome shotgun sequence, one genomic window encodes:
- the CCT6A gene encoding T-complex protein 1 subunit zeta: MAAVKTLNPKAEVARAQAALAVNISAARGLQDVLRTNLGPKGTMKMLVSGAGDIKLTKDGNVLLHEMQIQHPTASLIAKVATAQDDITGDGTTSNVLIIGELLKQADLYISEGLHPRIITEGFEAAKEKALQFLEQVKVSKEMDRETLIDVARTSLRTKVHAELADVLTEAVVDSILAIKKQDEPIDLFMVEIMEMKHKSETDTSLIRGLVLDHGARHPDMKKRVEDVYILTCNVSLEYEKTEVNSGFFYKSAEEREKLVKAERKFIEDRVKKIIDLKKKVCGDSDKGFVVINQKGIDPFSLDALAKEGIVALRRAKRRNMERLTLACGGVALNSLEDLNPDCLGHAGLVYEYTLGEEKFTFIENCNNPRSVTLLIKGPNKHTLTQIKDAIRDGLRAVKNAIDDGCVVPGAGAVEVAMAEALIKYKPSVKGRAQLGVQAFADALLIIPKVLAQNSGFDLQETLVKVKAEHSESGQLVGVDLNTGEPMVAAEVGVWDNYCVKKQLLHSCTVIATNILLVDEIMRAGMSSLKG; the protein is encoded by the exons ATGGCGGCCGTGAAGACCCTGAATCCCAAGGCTGAGGTGGCCCGAGCCCAGGCGGCGTTGGCGGTCAACATCAGCGCGGCCCGGGGGCTGCAGGACGTGCTGAGGACCAACTTGGGGCCTAAGGGCACCATGAAGAT GCTTGTTTCTGGTGCTGGAGACATCAAGCTCACTAAAGATGGAAATGTGCTGCTTCATGAAATG CAAATTCAACACCCAACAGCCTCCTTAATAGCCAAAGTAGCAACAGCCCAGGATGACATAACTGGTGATGGTACCACTTCCAATGTCCTAATTATTGGAGAGCTCCTGAAGCAGGCGGATCTCTACATTTCTGAA GGTCTTCATCCCAGAATAATTACGGAAGGATTTGAAGCTGCAAAGGAAAAGGCACTTCAGTTTTTGGAACAAGTCAAAGTAAGCAAAGAGATGGACAGAGAAACACTTATAGATGTGGCCAGAACATCTCTACGTACTAAAGTTCATGCTGAACTTGCTGATGTCTTAACAGAG GCTGTAGTGGACTCCATTTTAGCCATTAAAAAACAAGATGAACCTATTGACCTCTTCATGGTTGAGATCATGGAGATGAAACATAAATCTGAAACCGATACAAG CTTGATCAGAGGTCTTGTTTTGGACCATGGGGCACGGCATCCTGATATGAAAAAGAGAGTAGAAGATGTGTACATCCTCACATGCAACGTGTCATTAGAATATGAAAAAAC AGAAGTGAATTCTGGCTTTTTTTACAAGagtgcagaggagagagagaaactagtgaaagctgaaagaaaattcattgaagacagagttaaaaaaataatagacctGAAAAAGAAAGTCTGTGGTGATTCAGATAAAGGATTTGTTGTTATTAATCAAAAG gGAATTGACCCCTTTTCCTTAGATGCTCTTGCAAAAGAAGGCATAGTAGCTCTGCGCagagctaaaaggagaaatatggAAAG GCTGACTCTTGCTTGTGGTGGGGTAGCCCTAAATTCTCTTGAAGACCTAAATCCTGATTGTTTGGGACATGCAGGACTTGTCTATGAATATACATTG ggagaagagaagTTCACCTTTATTGAGAACTGTAACAATCCTCGATCCGTCACATTATTGATCAAAGGACCAAATAAGCACACACTTACTCAAATCAAAGATGCAATAAGAGATGGCTTGAGGGCTGTTAAAAATGCTATTGATGATG GCTGTGTAGTTCCAGGTGCTGGTGCAGTGGAAGTGGCAATGGCAGAAGCCCTGATTAAATACAAGCCCAGTGTAAAGGGCAGGGCCCAACTTGGAGTTCAAGCATTTGCTGATGCATTGCTCATTATTCCCAAG GTTCTTGCTCAGAACTCTGGTTTTGACCTTCAGGAAACACTAGTTAAAGTTAAAGCAGAGCATTCAGAATCAGGTCAACTTGTGGGTGTAGACTTGAACACAG GTGAGCCAATGGTAGCAGCAGAAGTAGGCGTATGGGATAACTATTGTGTAAAGAAACAGCTTCTTCATTCCTG cACTGTGATTGCCACCAACATTCTCCTGGTTGATGAGATCATGAGAGCTGGAATGTCTTCTCTAAAAGGTTGA